TCTTCCCATTTATTGGCAATTTTTATCAAAGAAAGGAGCCAGTAATTTAAAAGAACAAAAAGCTTTACTCAAACCGATTTTGAAACTTCTGAGAGGTTATCGATTAATCATTTTAGGAGACCGTGAATTTCATAGCATCGAGCTGGCTAAATGGTTACGGAGAGAGAAAGTGGGCTTTGTTCTGCGTCAGAAAAAAGACCGAAACATTCAAGTCAAAGGAAAAGATTGTCAATCTCTTAGTTGCTTCGACTTTCAACCAGGAGACTCTCATTTCTTTCCTAATATAAAAGTGGGTAAAAACGGATTCGGTCAATTTTCTGTTGCCGTTAAATGGAAAAAGAAATACCGAGGAAGTGTCGAAAAAGAGCCTTGGTATCTTCTGACTAATCTTCCCGATCTCGACTCGGCAATCAAAGCTTATCAAAAGCGTATGGGAATCGAAGCCATGTTTAAGGATTGTAAGATCGGAGGTTATAATTTAGAAGGCTCTAAGGCTTCAGTCAAAAGACTAAGTAATTTGGTTTTGTTGTGCGCGATCGCGTACACGGTCTCCAGTTTAAAGGGGCAATCCATTCGGTTCAAAGGTCAACAAGAATATCTTGGTCGTCTGAGAACAGTGAAGCAAAAAATGACGAAAAATAGTAATTTCTTAATCGGCTTATATGGTCAAACTTGGATCATCACTCAGATTTTTGTCAAAGATTGGGTAGAAGAATTGATGAGTCTTAATCGCAATAAGTTTCCCTTTTATCAGAAAGGGTTAAGAGCTATGGAACTTATACAGCAAGGGGCTTAAGCCAGTCGTCACCCCTTGAGGCTTCCCTCCCCATATCTTCCAAAACAGCGATTGTTCCTTATCTTGATGCGATGTTTTCCCATGGATTGATTTCGATATAATATGAAAAGGCAGAGGTTTATGCCGATATTATCGTTAATCGACAACAAAAAGGAAAACCAATTGAAGTAATGGATGCTATGATTGCTTCCATTGCGCTGCTTAAAACAGCAATCAAAACTCTTGCGCTAACATTCTTCAGTTACAATTAATTTAAGCTGAGGCAATAAAACCTATGGGCAGAGACTGAGTTTCTAGACGGTTTAAATCAACAACTTGACTAGCGTGATCGATGTCGATCCCGACTAAGTTTCCATCTTCATCAAAGTCTAAAACAATATTTTGGGAGGCTTCTTGGGAATTGGCACTAGGACGATTTGATAAATTAATATAAAGAGAATCTGTGTCAGGGTAATAATTAAATTGCATACTCATTTACTCCTTAAAATTGCGGTCGGGGAAAGCGTTATTAATGGTTTCTCCGTCATCTAAAGTAACTACTCGCAAGTATTTGTCTAACTCAGGTATATATTGCCAGTAGCGGATTCTTCCATTCTCTTGTATTTTTTTTTTTAGCAAAACTTGCTCTTCAAAATAAGGAGTCGTTTTCACTTGAATGGATTTTTTATCGCTACTTTAAATTTATCACATTATTTAATCTGATTTGCCTCTCTCCCTCACCCAAACACCCGTTTGCGAAGCATAGGCGGTAGCCTAATCGCGCCTTCCCCTCTCATCCCAAAAACACTCGATCGCGCTTTCTTCCCCATCCCCAACCCCCGATCGCGCTTCCCCCTTCATCCCAAAACAGCGATTGCCGTAGGCAAGTAGCTTCGCTACATCGCGCTACTTCCTCCCTCATCCCAAAAACAGCGATTCTTATGAAGTGATCATCTTCTTGGAGACCCTACTTTAAATCAAATACTTTGACTAAAGTTTGGTTAAGAAGATTGAGTTGTTGTTCGCCTAATTTTCCTAAGCGTCGCCTTAATAATTTCCGTTCAAGGGTTATAATTTTTGAAACTTTAACTTTTGAGGTGAGTTTGAGTCCT
This window of the Euhalothece natronophila Z-M001 genome carries:
- a CDS encoding DUF2283 domain-containing protein yields the protein MQFNYYPDTDSLYINLSNRPSANSQEASQNIVLDFDEDGNLVGIDIDHASQVVDLNRLETQSLPIGFIASA
- a CDS encoding IS4 family transposase, with amino-acid sequence MLPKLYRNHLANRLTRAQLLSLEIWVWLLQVHKNVKIEKLAAYYPLPIKYESRRRRLQRFLVLPSLSMALIWFPIIKEIIKLIHPSNQPLYLALDRTQWQDKNLFVVAFIHQKRALPIYWQFLSKKGASNLKEQKALLKPILKLLRGYRLIILGDREFHSIELAKWLRREKVGFVLRQKKDRNIQVKGKDCQSLSCFDFQPGDSHFFPNIKVGKNGFGQFSVAVKWKKKYRGSVEKEPWYLLTNLPDLDSAIKAYQKRMGIEAMFKDCKIGGYNLEGSKASVKRLSNLVLLCAIAYTVSSLKGQSIRFKGQQEYLGRLRTVKQKMTKNSNFLIGLYGQTWIITQIFVKDWVEELMSLNRNKFPFYQKGLRAMELIQQGA